A window of the Halorussus pelagicus genome harbors these coding sequences:
- a CDS encoding DUF4112 domain-containing protein, whose amino-acid sequence MEPESQEHGAKIEVSVEKEPPGMERVRIIADLLDEAVELPVINYKIGLDPILGILPVGGDTLSAAISLYIVAEGAQMGASRDTVLKMLLNVGVDAATGSIPVLGTLIDAVWKANKRNVALLEDEFGKGY is encoded by the coding sequence ATGGAACCCGAATCCCAAGAACACGGCGCGAAAATAGAGGTATCGGTCGAGAAGGAACCGCCGGGGATGGAGCGCGTTCGGATCATCGCCGACCTGCTGGACGAGGCCGTCGAACTCCCCGTTATCAACTACAAAATCGGGCTGGACCCCATTCTGGGCATCCTGCCGGTGGGCGGTGACACCCTCTCGGCGGCCATCTCGCTGTACATCGTCGCCGAGGGCGCGCAGATGGGCGCGTCCCGCGACACCGTGCTGAAGATGCTGCTCAACGTCGGCGTGGACGCCGCTACCGGGTCGATTCCGGTCCTCGGAACGCTCATCGACGCGGTGTGGAAAGCCAACAAGCGCAACGTCGCGCTGTTGGAAGACGAGTTCGGGAAGGGGTACTGA
- a CDS encoding ABC transporter ATP-binding protein has product MMDASTRTATEESERSEAVVECDRVTRRYERGGGGGWFSFGDDAEERPTVTALKDMSLTIERGEFVGLSGPSGSGKSTLIHLLSGLDAPTEGTVTLAGEDVSSLTQKQLTRLRLEQVGIVFQRFHLMPSLSARANVALPLVERGLGKSERREQAADLLEKVGLGDRQSHRPGELSGGEQQRVAVARALAGDPLVVFADEPTGELDTDTGAVILDLLGDLAEERAVVIASHDERALARTDRVVRLRDGQVQDA; this is encoded by the coding sequence TTGATGGACGCGAGTACACGTACAGCGACGGAGGAATCGGAACGGAGCGAAGCGGTCGTCGAGTGCGACCGCGTGACCCGCAGATACGAACGCGGCGGTGGTGGCGGGTGGTTCTCGTTCGGCGACGACGCCGAGGAGCGCCCGACGGTGACGGCGCTCAAAGACATGTCGCTGACCATCGAGCGCGGCGAGTTCGTCGGCCTGTCGGGACCGAGCGGGAGCGGCAAGTCCACGCTCATTCACCTGCTGTCAGGACTGGACGCGCCGACCGAGGGGACGGTCACGCTCGCGGGCGAGGACGTGTCGTCGCTCACCCAGAAGCAACTGACGCGACTGCGACTGGAGCAGGTGGGCATCGTCTTCCAGCGGTTTCACCTCATGCCGTCGCTGTCCGCGCGGGCGAACGTCGCGCTCCCGCTGGTCGAGCGCGGTCTCGGCAAGTCCGAGCGCCGCGAGCAGGCCGCCGACCTGCTGGAGAAGGTCGGTCTCGGCGACCGCCAGAGCCACCGCCCCGGCGAGCTGTCCGGCGGCGAGCAACAGCGCGTCGCCGTCGCGCGGGCGCTCGCTGGCGACCCCCTCGTCGTCTTCGCCGACGAACCGACCGGCGAACTCGACACCGACACCGGCGCGGTCATCCTCGACCTGCTCGGGGACCTCGCCGAGGAGCGTGCCGTGGTCATCGCGTCGCACGACGAACGGGCGCTCGCCCGGACCGACCGCGTGGTCCGTCTGCGCGACGGGCAGGTGCAGGATGCGTGA
- a CDS encoding ABC transporter permease produces the protein MSAVRRWLGLVGVALRRTATKATRTAPRQTAVSVLGVAIAVALMLVVTATGLGLVQGTTVRGDAVDYWVVPESGGASTMVVSTDSAKLGDVHAKGDALNADNRIEYATPVGISVLKVETDGGGSEYVLGVGVVGSPKLDGVAGLPTAPLAPGDPYYANGSYDGEWTGEAVLSSGAAQRLGVNESANISASGAIAGSGDRQWQVTAAEQAAVESGLSGMPVMLVHLSELQAITGAQSGDQADQILVQSNVGGLESSLEERFAGASAVTRSGFTAQNSVDSDLPLAMGLAALLIAVVVGTLFVATTQGLQVEADSEQLATLTAIGFSRRARAVLLVVQALALTLVGGALGIVLAYGTTAITNYAATRAIAPVPIATFHPLLVVYGLGVSAFIGILVAPYLLAMEGRTEGVTEVIR, from the coding sequence ATGTCCGCAGTGAGGCGATGGCTCGGTCTCGTTGGGGTCGCGCTCCGCCGGACCGCCACGAAGGCGACACGGACCGCGCCGCGCCAGACCGCGGTGAGCGTCCTCGGCGTCGCCATCGCCGTCGCGCTCATGCTCGTCGTGACCGCGACCGGTCTCGGTCTCGTGCAGGGGACCACGGTCCGGGGCGACGCGGTGGACTACTGGGTCGTGCCCGAGTCCGGCGGCGCGTCCACGATGGTCGTCTCGACCGACTCGGCCAAACTCGGCGACGTTCACGCCAAGGGCGACGCGCTGAACGCCGACAACCGCATCGAGTACGCGACTCCGGTCGGGATTTCGGTCCTGAAAGTGGAGACCGACGGCGGGGGAAGCGAGTACGTTCTCGGCGTCGGCGTCGTCGGGTCGCCGAAACTCGACGGAGTGGCCGGACTCCCGACCGCGCCGCTCGCTCCGGGAGACCCCTACTACGCCAACGGGAGTTACGACGGCGAGTGGACCGGCGAGGCCGTCCTCTCGTCCGGCGCGGCCCAGCGACTCGGCGTCAACGAGAGCGCCAACATCTCGGCCAGCGGCGCAATCGCCGGGTCGGGCGACCGACAGTGGCAGGTCACGGCCGCCGAGCAGGCCGCCGTCGAGTCGGGTCTCTCGGGGATGCCCGTGATGCTAGTCCACCTGAGCGAGCTACAGGCCATCACCGGCGCGCAGTCGGGCGACCAAGCCGACCAGATTCTTGTCCAGTCGAACGTCGGCGGTCTCGAATCCTCGCTCGAAGAGCGGTTCGCGGGCGCGAGCGCGGTGACGCGCTCGGGATTCACCGCACAGAACTCGGTCGATTCGGACCTGCCGCTGGCGATGGGGCTGGCGGCCCTGCTCATCGCCGTCGTCGTCGGCACGCTGTTCGTCGCCACCACGCAGGGGTTGCAGGTCGAGGCCGACAGCGAGCAGTTGGCGACCCTGACGGCCATCGGGTTCTCGCGGCGCGCACGCGCGGTCCTGCTCGTCGTGCAGGCGCTCGCGCTCACGCTCGTCGGGGGCGCGCTCGGCATCGTCCTCGCGTACGGGACGACCGCGATTACCAACTACGCCGCCACGCGGGCCATCGCGCCCGTCCCAATCGCAACCTTCCACCCCCTGCTGGTGGTCTACGGACTCGGCGTCTCGGCGTTCATCGGGATTCTCGTCGCGCCGTACTTGCTGGCGATGGAGGGCCGCACCGAGGGCGTCACGGAGGTGATTCGGTGA
- a CDS encoding ABC transporter permease, which yields MSRLRVAASVAAAQLRHDRARTVLAVVGIAVAVLSTTLLASLGYGVFETGQQKFDASGRDLWVTGGSLSDGPGGFGTSITDAHETAGDIESLDAVQSSVPMAFQAVYVGNGSGNMQTLVGVGVPGGGGAVEISEGEGFHTYDQHYAGGDYDGNMTYSVIIDTRTAEMYDVGVGDTLQIGGSVESAKNHEFTVVGISPTFSSFLGAPTTTMHLGELQRITGTTGTDKATFITVNVNDGADVSTVEQRLQREYPDYTIRTNDEQMRAVLQHNAVVIAVGGALVVLSVVAGFALTLNVLSIVVFQQKEELAALTALGVSSKTLVAMVAGQGVLLGALGGVLGVAVTPPFVVGLNFVAAEIVGFEGLVQAPGSVLALGGAIALVIGTLAAAVAGWRTLRTVGIDQLAR from the coding sequence ATGAGTCGGCTTCGGGTCGCCGCCTCGGTCGCGGCCGCCCAACTCCGCCACGACCGCGCACGGACCGTCCTCGCGGTGGTCGGCATCGCGGTGGCGGTCCTCTCGACCACCCTGCTGGCGAGCCTCGGCTACGGCGTCTTCGAGACCGGCCAGCAGAAGTTCGACGCCTCAGGCCGGGACCTCTGGGTCACGGGCGGGTCGCTCTCGGACGGTCCCGGCGGGTTCGGCACGTCCATCACCGACGCCCACGAGACGGCGGGCGACATCGAATCGCTCGACGCGGTCCAGTCGTCGGTTCCGATGGCGTTTCAGGCGGTCTACGTGGGGAACGGCTCCGGGAATATGCAGACGCTCGTCGGGGTCGGCGTCCCCGGCGGCGGCGGTGCCGTCGAAATCAGCGAGGGCGAAGGGTTCCACACGTACGACCAGCACTACGCGGGCGGCGACTACGACGGGAACATGACCTACTCGGTCATCATCGACACCCGCACCGCGGAGATGTACGACGTGGGTGTGGGCGACACGCTCCAGATAGGCGGGTCCGTCGAGAGTGCAAAAAACCACGAGTTTACCGTCGTCGGCATCTCGCCGACGTTCTCCAGCTTTCTAGGCGCGCCGACAACGACGATGCATCTGGGCGAACTCCAGCGAATCACGGGCACCACCGGCACCGACAAAGCGACGTTCATCACGGTCAACGTGAACGACGGCGCGGACGTGAGCACGGTCGAACAGCGCCTCCAGCGGGAGTACCCCGACTACACGATTCGGACGAACGACGAGCAGATGCGCGCGGTCCTCCAGCACAACGCGGTCGTCATCGCGGTCGGGGGCGCGCTGGTCGTCCTCTCGGTGGTCGCGGGGTTCGCGCTCACGCTCAACGTTCTCTCCATCGTCGTCTTCCAGCAGAAGGAGGAACTTGCGGCCCTGACCGCGCTCGGGGTCTCCTCGAAGACGCTCGTGGCGATGGTCGCCGGACAGGGCGTCCTGCTGGGCGCTCTCGGCGGGGTTCTCGGGGTCGCGGTCACGCCGCCGTTCGTGGTCGGCTTGAACTTCGTCGCGGCCGAAATCGTCGGCTTCGAGGGACTGGTGCAGGCGCCGGGGTCGGTGCTGGCGCTCGGCGGAGCCATCGCGCTGGTCATCGGCACGCTGGCGGCCGCGGTCGCTGGCTGGCGGACGCTTCGGACCGTCGGCATCGACCAACTGGCGCGGTGA
- a CDS encoding DUF7282 domain-containing protein, whose amino-acid sequence MLVFGTVFGGAVTTLGATGPETAADQSPPNELMAQNQTEANTTVTFDNQTSDGTVVTISQVTLADGGFVVVHDEELLNGSVLGSVRGVSEYLEAGTHENVEVTLDEPIEESRTLLALAYQDTNDNQTFDFVDSQGAEDGAYTVDNQVVADEAAVTVEGTDGTPTEVPPETETPTETPTTTEEPPETETPTETTTTEEPPETEPPTETPTETTTAETPTETTTTTETPTETTTTETLTETTTTETPTETPTETTSTETTTTTETPTETTTTETTTTTETPTETTTTETTTTETPTETPTETTTTEKPAETTTTETPTKATTTTEAAEPSVPEQTIRFRIDNVRVNEFSFVVGDADDVDRTVVVEDRLVSDQTLRVDLTKILRGASVEESVGEAASEDRQVARSDRQNVRFVFRNVSVQNVEFVVTAPEDAEFDLPDEMMPDTTTTETTTEETTTETTTTETTTEEPPEETTTTETTTAEETPTETTTTAEPAAEPSLRVVSIAAPETIVLEEGELVVNAQVRNPSEQILTDTVQLRIDGTVIEEQRVEVDPGESAQVQYRLDESDLGLDSGETFLDVLTSDFGKSIQVTVQDAPPENGDDDDEDSN is encoded by the coding sequence ATGCTCGTTTTCGGAACGGTGTTCGGGGGAGCGGTCACCACTCTCGGGGCGACGGGTCCCGAGACGGCGGCCGACCAGTCGCCGCCCAACGAGCTGATGGCGCAGAATCAGACGGAAGCAAACACGACGGTCACATTCGATAATCAGACATCTGACGGGACCGTCGTCACGATTTCGCAGGTAACGCTGGCCGACGGCGGTTTCGTCGTCGTCCACGACGAGGAACTGCTCAACGGGTCGGTCCTCGGTAGCGTCCGCGGGGTCTCGGAGTACCTCGAAGCGGGAACTCACGAGAACGTCGAGGTGACGCTCGACGAACCCATCGAGGAGTCCCGGACCCTGCTCGCGCTGGCGTATCAGGACACGAACGACAACCAGACCTTCGACTTCGTGGACTCGCAGGGCGCTGAGGACGGTGCCTACACCGTGGACAATCAGGTCGTCGCGGACGAGGCCGCGGTGACGGTCGAAGGGACTGACGGGACGCCGACGGAGGTGCCACCGGAGACGGAAACACCGACGGAGACGCCGACTACGACGGAGGAACCGCCCGAAACGGAAACGCCGACTGAAACTACTACGACCGAAGAACCGCCGGAGACGGAACCGCCGACCGAGACGCCGACTGAAACGACTACGGCTGAGACGCCGACGGAGACGACCACGACAACCGAGACGCCGACCGAAACTACCACGACGGAAACACTGACCGAAACTACCACGACGGAAACGCCGACCGAGACGCCGACCGAAACGACTAGCACAGAGACGACTACGACAACTGAGACGCCGACCGAAACGACCACCACAGAGACGACTACGACAACCGAGACGCCAACCGAAACGACCACCACAGAGACGACCACGACTGAGACGCCGACCGAGACGCCGACCGAGACGACGACAACCGAAAAACCGGCCGAAACCACAACGACGGAAACGCCGACCAAGGCCACCACGACAACCGAAGCGGCCGAACCGTCCGTGCCCGAGCAGACGATTCGGTTCCGCATCGACAACGTGCGGGTCAACGAGTTCTCGTTCGTCGTCGGTGACGCCGACGACGTGGACCGTACGGTGGTCGTCGAGGACCGCTTGGTCAGCGACCAGACGCTCCGCGTGGACCTCACGAAGATTCTGAGGGGGGCCTCCGTCGAGGAGAGCGTCGGCGAGGCCGCGAGCGAGGACCGACAGGTCGCTCGCTCGGACCGCCAGAACGTCCGGTTCGTCTTCCGGAACGTCTCGGTGCAAAACGTCGAGTTCGTCGTGACCGCGCCCGAGGATGCAGAGTTCGACCTGCCCGACGAGATGATGCCCGACACGACCACGACGGAAACGACGACCGAGGAAACGACTACTGAGACGACAACGACGGAAACGACTACTGAGGAACCGCCGGAAGAGACGACTACGACTGAGACGACGACGGCGGAAGAGACGCCGACCGAAACGACGACCACGGCGGAACCCGCGGCCGAACCGTCGCTTCGCGTGGTCTCGATTGCCGCGCCCGAAACGATAGTGCTGGAAGAGGGCGAACTCGTCGTGAACGCGCAGGTTCGCAACCCGAGCGAGCAAATCCTCACGGACACCGTACAGCTTCGCATCGACGGGACCGTCATCGAGGAACAGCGAGTGGAGGTTGACCCCGGCGAGTCCGCGCAGGTCCAGTACCGACTGGACGAGTCCGACCTCGGACTTGACTCCGGCGAGACCTTCCTCGACGTGCTGACCAGCGACTTCGGCAAGTCGATTCAGGTGACGGTGCAGGACGCGCCGCCGGAGAACGGTGACGACGATGACGAGGACTCGAACTGA
- a CDS encoding metal-dependent hydrolase translates to MWPWGHLAVGYLLYSFFVHASARRAPDGYATVALALGTQFPDLVDKPLAWTFGVLPNGRSLAHSLVLALVLLALLVVLFRRLDRGTMATAFAVGYFSHLFGDALDPLLAGDFYSLGFLAWPLVAPIQYETEQSFVAHLQELSPAALVSDEGLFALLMVVLWLYDGAPGLRVVAAIPQWVGRRLSV, encoded by the coding sequence ATGTGGCCTTGGGGGCACCTCGCGGTCGGCTATCTGTTGTACTCGTTTTTCGTCCACGCGAGCGCCCGGCGCGCACCTGACGGGTACGCGACCGTCGCGCTCGCGCTCGGGACCCAGTTTCCGGACCTCGTGGACAAACCGCTCGCGTGGACGTTCGGCGTCCTTCCGAACGGGCGGTCGCTGGCCCACTCGCTGGTACTCGCGCTCGTTTTGCTCGCGCTACTCGTCGTTCTGTTCCGGCGACTCGACCGCGGGACCATGGCGACGGCGTTCGCCGTCGGCTACTTTTCGCACCTGTTCGGCGACGCGCTCGACCCACTTCTCGCGGGCGATTTCTACTCGCTGGGATTTCTCGCGTGGCCGCTGGTCGCGCCGATACAGTACGAGACCGAACAGAGCTTCGTGGCGCACCTACAGGAACTCTCTCCGGCGGCACTCGTCAGCGACGAGGGCCTGTTCGCGCTCCTGATGGTCGTTCTCTGGCTCTACGACGGTGCACCCGGACTCCGCGTCGTCGCGGCGATTCCCCAGTGGGTCGGTCGCCGTCTGTCGGTCTGA
- the aglF gene encoding UTP--glucose-1-phosphate uridylyltransferase AglF codes for MKAVILAAGKGTRLRPLTDDKPKGMVEIDGKPILTHCFEQLAELGADEFVVVVGYRKQDIIEHYDDEFEGVPITYSHQREQKGLAHALLTVEEHIEDDFMLMLGDNVFDANLGDVKKRQQEDRADAAFLTEEVPYEEADRYGVCDTNDYGEITDVVEKPEDPPSNLVMTGFYTFTPAIFHACHLVQPSNRGEYEISEAIDLLIQSGRTIDAIRMDGWRVDVGYPEDRDRAERLLRGEDPESNADSADSADSESEPATSSAEASSD; via the coding sequence ATGAAAGCCGTTATTTTAGCCGCCGGAAAGGGCACTCGCCTCCGGCCGCTGACCGACGACAAGCCCAAGGGAATGGTCGAAATCGACGGGAAGCCAATCCTCACCCATTGCTTCGAGCAGTTGGCCGAATTGGGGGCCGACGAGTTCGTGGTCGTGGTGGGTTACCGCAAGCAGGACATCATCGAACACTACGACGACGAGTTCGAGGGCGTGCCCATCACGTACTCTCACCAGCGCGAGCAGAAAGGTCTCGCACACGCCTTGCTCACCGTTGAGGAACACATCGAGGACGACTTCATGCTGATGCTCGGTGACAACGTTTTCGACGCGAATCTCGGCGACGTGAAGAAGCGACAACAGGAAGACCGGGCGGACGCGGCGTTCCTGACCGAGGAGGTGCCCTACGAGGAGGCCGACCGCTACGGGGTCTGTGACACGAACGACTACGGCGAGATTACCGATGTGGTGGAAAAGCCCGAGGACCCGCCGAGCAATCTCGTGATGACGGGCTTTTACACGTTCACGCCCGCCATCTTCCACGCGTGTCATCTCGTCCAACCGTCGAATCGCGGCGAGTACGAAATCAGCGAGGCCATCGACCTGCTCATCCAGAGCGGCCGCACCATCGACGCCATCCGGATGGACGGTTGGCGCGTTGACGTGGGCTATCCCGAGGACCGCGACCGGGCCGAGCGACTGCTTCGGGGCGAGGACCCCGAATCGAACGCCGACTCCGCGGACTCCGCCGACTCGGAGTCCGAACCGGCCACGAGTTCGGCCGAAGCCTCGTCGGACTAA